The region CGCCGTGTTTTGTCGGTCGCGTAACTTGGAGGCAGGTAAACAATCACCGGCCGATCGACAGCGTCCCCTTCCAGATTGCCTTCGAGCGAGACGCCATGCACAGTAATCAGCTCTACCTTTGCAGGCTTTGCCCCCGGAACTACAGCCGGTACCAGAGTTTGAACCTGAGCCTGCATGCAGAAAGCTCCTACGAGCCCCCACTGCAGGAACATCAATGCTAATCGTTTCATCCACATTCGGATTCTCTCCACTCAAGCTTTCATTAGCTCAGCAGTATCTTGCGAACGCTTCCGTCCGGATCGTCCACCATGCGACACGTTTTGTCGAAGACCATCGTCTGGCACTTCGATGGATCACTTGGCGTCCATGCAAGTTCAGGTTGGCTTGGATCTCCACTGCGAGCGAAGTTAGCCCAGGCTGTGCTCATCTTCTTCGCAAGCGCCTGAGCCTCTGGCGTATTCCCGGTCCCCTGCTCGCAGCGCTTCGTATTATCGAAGCAGAATGCGAGTTCAGCCGTATGCCACGCTCCGCACTCGCCATCGAGCATAGGCGATTGCCACGTGAACCAATATTGATACACGGGCGCTCCTCCCTGCCCGTGCTTCAGCTTTACCATCCGCTGCACATTGTTGCGCGCGTTCAAACCCTGAACTCCATAGGAAAGAGTGCGGATACTCTTTTCAGGATGGGCCCTCTTCATCGCGGCGATGAGTGCTACCGCCTTCTCATGGCCATAAACCTTCGTGAGCGTCTCCTGCCACTCAGCTTCTGTCGGATTCAACCGGTACTGCATTCCCTCTTCACTCACTGACCCAACAAGCATCGGGACGCTCTTCGAAACATCGGGAGCCGTATCGTAGAACGATCGAGCCATTACGGTGCGGCCATCCACTGTTGGCGACCAACCGACCCTGGGGGTTGCAGGAGGAGTCGAGCCGGGTCCGCTGAGACCTCTGGGAGCGGGATTGATCTTTGCAATCGCAGCATTACCGGCAGCGAAAAGTCGCGACCACTCCATCTTTTTCAAAGACCCGATATCGTTAGGCGCAAGCCCAAGCTCTTTCATCACTTGCCGCGCCAGTTCCCTTGACTGTTCGGCGCTAGGAATATTTCCCCCTCCGCCTGATTGCACACCGGCCCGATGGATGAGACCTGCGGCTGAAGGCATCCCCATGAGGCAGGTGACCTTCGATCCTCCGCCAGACTGGCCATAGATCATGACCTTATCGGGATCGCCACCGAAGTTTGCAATGTTCTCACGTATCCAGCGGAGCGAAGCGACCAGATCCATCATCCCAACGTTTACCGAATCTTCGTAGAGGGAACCGCCAATCTCCGAAAGATCGAAAAATCCCAGGATGTTGAGTCTATGGTTTACAGACACCTGAACGACGTCATGATTGCGAGCCATCTGAGCCCCTTCGTGCGATGGCAGTTCGTATGCGGAGCCAAAGCTGAATCCGCCCCCGTGGAAGTACACCATCACAGGGCGCTGGCCGGAAAGACTGGGCGTCCAGATATTCAGCTTGAGCATATCCTCGCTCATGTAGCCGTCATCCCAATCGAAGAGAAACGACATCTCGATCGATTTGTAGTTGTGCAGTGTCTGTGGGCAGTTCGCTCCATAGACCAGTGCCGGATACTCGTCCATCCACGGAGTGGGCGCTTTGGCCGGTAACCATCGATTTTCTCCAGCAGTATTCTGGCCATAAGGAATACCCTTGAAGGTGTACACGTCACCGCTGATATATCCGCGAACCTTACCGTATTGCGTCTTTG is a window of Edaphobacter sp. 12200R-103 DNA encoding:
- a CDS encoding carboxylesterase/lipase family protein, with product MTRREALRLSASAGVGLTFCEQLHALDSTKTAAHQHPGSCATPRSAAAKTQYGKVRGYISGDVYTFKGIPYGQNTAGENRWLPAKAPTPWMDEYPALVYGANCPQTLHNYKSIEMSFLFDWDDGYMSEDMLKLNIWTPSLSGQRPVMVYFHGGGFSFGSAYELPSHEGAQMARNHDVVQVSVNHRLNILGFFDLSEIGGSLYEDSVNVGMMDLVASLRWIRENIANFGGDPDKVMIYGQSGGGSKVTCLMGMPSAAGLIHRAGVQSGGGGNIPSAEQSRELARQVMKELGLAPNDIGSLKKMEWSRLFAAGNAAIAKINPAPRGLSGPGSTPPATPRVGWSPTVDGRTVMARSFYDTAPDVSKSVPMLVGSVSEEGMQYRLNPTEAEWQETLTKVYGHEKAVALIAAMKRAHPEKSIRTLSYGVQGLNARNNVQRMVKLKHGQGGAPVYQYWFTWQSPMLDGECGAWHTAELAFCFDNTKRCEQGTGNTPEAQALAKKMSTAWANFARSGDPSQPELAWTPSDPSKCQTMVFDKTCRMVDDPDGSVRKILLS